A window of the Candidatus Tisiphia endosymbiont of Dascillus cervinus genome harbors these coding sequences:
- a CDS encoding pyruvate, water dikinase regulatory protein — translation MNKLIIHLVSDSSVQTVKHAANTALSQFSKIESKLYHWPMLRNAESLNEVLKKIKMKPSIVLYTILDHELRRNLTKFCYDLKIPCISVVGRIVKEISVFLGVETEESLVYDYKFDEGYFDKIHAIDYTLRHDDGQMTSELDEADIILIGPSRTSKTPTSVYLAYNGFKTANVPYIHGYPFLDLLGSITKQLVIGLIINPTRLIEIRETRMHSLQMSDNTNYTDFKIVQEECMQVKQICEQQGWSIIDVSRRSVEETAAVVMKLYYDRKKYVLNNLDTNIFK, via the coding sequence ATGAATAAGCTGATTATTCACTTAGTTTCAGACTCTTCAGTGCAAACAGTTAAACATGCAGCTAATACTGCTTTGTCACAATTTAGCAAAATTGAGTCAAAATTGTATCATTGGCCAATGTTAAGAAATGCAGAATCATTAAATGAGGTTTTGAAAAAAATCAAGATGAAACCAAGCATTGTATTGTACACTATTTTAGATCACGAACTAAGAAGAAATTTAACTAAATTTTGTTATGATTTAAAAATTCCTTGTATCTCTGTTGTAGGTAGAATTGTAAAAGAAATTTCAGTTTTTTTAGGTGTAGAAACAGAAGAAAGTTTAGTTTATGATTATAAATTTGATGAAGGTTATTTTGATAAGATTCATGCTATTGATTATACTCTTAGACATGATGATGGTCAGATGACTAGTGAATTAGATGAAGCTGATATTATTCTGATTGGTCCTTCTAGGACATCAAAAACTCCAACTTCCGTATATCTAGCATATAATGGATTTAAAACAGCAAATGTACCTTATATTCATGGTTATCCGTTTTTAGACTTGTTAGGCAGCATTACAAAACAGCTTGTAATTGGTTTGATTATTAACCCAACTCGGCTAATTGAAATAAGAGAAACTAGAATGCATTCATTACAGATGAGCGATAATACTAATTATACGGATTTTAAAATAGTCCAAGAAGAATGTATGCAAGTAAAACAAATTTGCGAGCAACAGGGGTGGTCAATAATTGATGTTTCAAGAAGATCTGTAGAAGAAACCGCTGCTGTAGTTATGAAACTTTATTATGATCGTAAGAAATATGTTCTTAACAATTTAGATACTAACATTTTTAAGTAA
- the hemE gene encoding uroporphyrinogen decarboxylase gives MNQLLQTFKKKNDLVPIWLMRQAGRYLSEYQKIRKTVSGFLDLCYNVDKAVEVTLQPIRRYGFDAVIIFSDILVLPDALGWDVKFEENIGPILRKFQSKEDFKYLEGNSNGKLNVIYEIINKAKAKLPVDTALIGFAGSPWTVMTYMLEGRGKQSFETSKKFIYENNNLAQELLDFITEKTIIHLKEQVKAGADLVQLFDSWAGILEEAEYDQFVVQPTKNIVLALKKQFPHLPIIGFPRGSGLLYEKYIINTGVDAIGADQFVPASAMKLWSEKIVVQGNLDPFILLTNKEIIAEKVSKIIANFKERNFIFNLGHGVLPNTPVENVEFLVNYVREFKY, from the coding sequence ATGAATCAGCTTTTACAAACTTTTAAGAAAAAAAATGATCTTGTACCTATTTGGTTAATGCGTCAAGCTGGTAGATATTTGTCTGAATATCAAAAAATAAGAAAAACTGTTAGTGGTTTCTTAGATTTATGTTATAATGTTGATAAGGCTGTAGAGGTGACTTTACAACCAATAAGAAGGTATGGATTTGATGCTGTTATAATTTTTTCTGACATTTTGGTTTTACCTGATGCACTTGGCTGGGATGTAAAATTTGAAGAAAATATAGGACCAATATTACGTAAATTTCAATCAAAAGAAGATTTTAAATATCTTGAAGGAAATTCTAATGGAAAACTAAATGTAATTTATGAAATAATCAATAAAGCTAAAGCAAAATTACCAGTTGATACTGCATTGATAGGTTTTGCCGGTAGTCCATGGACGGTAATGACTTATATGCTTGAAGGAAGAGGCAAACAAAGTTTTGAAACAAGTAAAAAATTTATTTATGAAAATAATAACTTAGCACAAGAACTTCTAGACTTTATTACTGAAAAAACTATTATTCATTTAAAGGAACAAGTAAAAGCTGGGGCAGACTTAGTACAATTATTCGATTCATGGGCAGGGATATTAGAAGAAGCAGAATATGATCAGTTTGTAGTGCAACCAACAAAAAATATAGTATTAGCTTTAAAAAAACAGTTTCCACATTTACCGATTATAGGTTTTCCAAGAGGTTCTGGGCTTTTATATGAAAAATATATTATTAATACTGGAGTGGATGCTATTGGAGCAGATCAGTTTGTACCAGCTAGTGCCATGAAATTATGGAGTGAGAAAATTGTTGTACAAGGTAATTTAGACCCATTTATATTGCTTACTAATAAAGAAATTATCGCAGAAAAGGTAAGTAAAATAATTGCAAATTTTAAAGAAAGAAATTTTATATTTAATCTTGGACATGGTGTTTTGCCAAATACACCAGTTGAAAATGTTGAGTTTTTAGTTAATTATGTTAGAGAATTTAAATACTAA
- the hemH gene encoding ferrochelatase: MLENLNTKISQKKIAIVLFNLGGPNSLNSVKRFLFNLFYDKAIINLPNPLRFILAKIISITRNKKSQKIYSLVDNNSPILQETESQKAAITEKLKQTLNEDFKIFIAMRYSYPDSEEAVRKINEYNPSEIILLPLYPHFSSTTTGSSIKDFISSLYKNKSEYSRHIKTICCYPIDDEFIKAHLSLIKQSFKKLKNKKNFRILFSAHGLPVKIIKAGDPYQWQIEKTVENLVSKLSIDNLDYKITYQSRVGPVEWLKPNTEDEIEIAGKEDKSLIIVPIAFVSEHVETLVELDIEYRKIAGKYKIEYIRTPALGTNKLFINSITKMVSNLVNYSFDTKNLICSSINKRICPYNFTMCPCNLKN, from the coding sequence ATGTTAGAGAATTTAAATACTAAAATATCTCAAAAAAAAATAGCCATCGTACTTTTTAACCTTGGTGGACCAAATAGCTTAAACTCAGTCAAACGATTTCTATTTAACTTATTTTATGATAAAGCAATTATTAACTTGCCAAATCCCCTAAGGTTTATTCTTGCTAAGATAATATCAATCACTAGAAACAAAAAATCTCAGAAAATATATTCTCTAGTAGATAATAATTCGCCTATTTTACAAGAAACAGAATCTCAAAAAGCTGCTATTACAGAGAAGTTAAAACAAACTCTGAATGAGGATTTTAAGATTTTTATAGCAATGCGTTATTCTTATCCTGATTCCGAAGAAGCAGTAAGAAAAATAAATGAGTATAACCCTTCAGAAATAATATTGTTACCATTATACCCACATTTTTCTAGCACCACTACTGGATCTTCGATTAAAGATTTTATATCTTCTCTTTATAAAAATAAAAGTGAATATTCCCGACATATTAAAACTATTTGTTGTTATCCTATCGATGACGAATTTATTAAAGCTCATTTGTCATTAATAAAGCAATCATTTAAAAAATTGAAAAACAAAAAAAATTTTCGTATATTATTTTCAGCTCATGGTCTGCCTGTAAAAATAATAAAAGCAGGAGATCCATATCAGTGGCAGATTGAAAAGACTGTAGAAAATTTGGTGTCTAAGCTTAGCATAGATAATTTAGATTATAAAATAACTTATCAAAGTCGTGTTGGTCCAGTGGAATGGCTTAAACCTAATACGGAGGATGAAATTGAGATAGCAGGAAAAGAAGATAAATCTCTTATAATAGTCCCAATAGCATTTGTATCAGAACATGTTGAAACACTGGTAGAATTAGACATTGAATATAGAAAGATTGCTGGTAAGTACAAGATAGAATATATTAGGACTCCTGCTCTTGGAACAAATAAATTGTTTATCAATAGTATAACTAAAATGGTATCAAATTTAGTTAATTATAGTTTCGATACAAAAAATTTGATATGTAGTTCAATTAATAAAAGAATATGTCCTTATAATTTTACTATGTGTCCTTGTAATTTAAAAAACTAA
- the hemJ gene encoding protoporphyrinogen oxidase HemJ, producing MASYYLWFKAFHLVSAISWMIGLLYLPRLYVYHTKVVVGSETDKMFQLMESRLLRIIMNPAMISTYTLGIINSYIYGLVALGTWFYVKMTAILGITIFHGLLARWRKNFVEGKNHHSERFYRIINEVPALLMIVAVVMVIVKPFD from the coding sequence ATGGCTAGTTATTATTTATGGTTTAAAGCATTCCATCTTGTATCAGCAATTTCTTGGATGATAGGTTTACTATACCTACCAAGATTATATGTCTACCACACTAAAGTTGTAGTAGGTAGTGAAACTGACAAGATGTTTCAGTTAATGGAAAGTAGGTTACTCAGAATCATTATGAATCCGGCTATGATCAGCACTTATACCTTAGGTATAATTAACAGTTATATATATGGATTAGTAGCTTTAGGAACATGGTTTTACGTAAAAATGACAGCAATTCTAGGTATCACTATTTTTCATGGTTTATTAGCTAGATGGAGGAAGAATTTTGTTGAAGGCAAAAATCATCATTCTGAAAGATTTTATCGTATCATTAATGAAGTACCAGCACTGTTGATGATAGTGGCTGTTGTCATGGTTATTGTTAAACCATTTGATTAA
- a CDS encoding MFS transporter has protein sequence MNKIIQADNKVMQKQTSLTREQKEVVGLLSIGTFLGYFDLMLYVHMAVLLNELFFPKTDPYTATLLLAAAFCSTYLLRPFGALIFGWIGDNVGRKASVVITTFLMAISCFVMANLPTFAQIGITAAWLVTICRIVQGMTSMGEITGTQLYLTEYLQPPGRYVSVAMIVFCAAFGGFAALGVASLVISYALN, from the coding sequence ATGAACAAAATTATCCAAGCAGATAATAAGGTTATGCAAAAACAGACTAGTTTGACTAGAGAACAAAAAGAGGTTGTTGGATTACTCTCAATAGGGACATTTCTTGGATATTTTGACTTAATGCTTTATGTACATATGGCGGTATTGCTTAATGAGTTGTTTTTTCCAAAAACTGACCCATATACGGCTACTCTTCTTTTAGCCGCTGCTTTTTGTTCTACTTACTTGCTTAGACCATTTGGTGCATTAATATTTGGTTGGATAGGCGATAATGTAGGAAGGAAAGCATCTGTAGTCATTACAACTTTTTTAATGGCAATATCTTGTTTTGTCATGGCTAATTTGCCAACTTTTGCTCAAATAGGGATTACTGCAGCTTGGCTGGTGACAATATGTCGTATTGTACAAGGTATGACTTCTATGGGGGAAATCACAGGAACTCAATTATATCTAACAGAATATCTACAACCACCAGGACGATATGTTTCTGTAGCTATGATAGTTTTTTGTGCTGCCTTTGGAGGGTTTGCTGCTCTAGGTGTAGCCTCTCTTGTTATTTCTTATGCTCTTAATTAG
- a CDS encoding transposase, which yields MQAIPVNRTDYCQFLIVSQKNYSLTYYAEHAKKCSHDVINRFLKNEKYTPSLLWEHIKDDVILSPNGYTIFDDTVLNKRNTKKIEIARSQYSGATGGITTGIGVVSLVYYNPDINKFWVIDYRIFSPEHDGATKVEHLLNMLNNAVYSKKIPFQTVLFDTWYATHKIMQHVDSLGKYYYAPIKANRNVTKTSSSKPYKAVSKLTFSDEEIKSGVEIHIKGFAKDKHVNLFKLTVSTNRVDYIVTNNKTQKSSKAVQDECGFRWVIESMHREIKQLTGIERCQCRKQRIQRNHISCAFLVWAFLKRTAHKIGKTVYQIKLGLLDHYMQQQLRSPSLRYLEPYIA from the coding sequence TTGCAAGCAATACCAGTTAATAGGACAGATTACTGTCAATTTCTAATAGTGAGTCAAAAGAATTATAGTTTGACCTACTATGCTGAACATGCCAAAAAATGTAGCCATGATGTTATTAATAGATTTTTAAAAAATGAAAAATATACACCTTCTTTGTTATGGGAACATATTAAGGATGATGTTATTTTATCGCCTAACGGATATACAATATTTGATGATACGGTGTTAAATAAAAGAAATACCAAGAAAATAGAAATTGCTAGATCACAGTACAGTGGGGCTACAGGTGGTATTACTACTGGTATAGGAGTAGTAAGTTTGGTATATTATAATCCGGATATTAATAAGTTTTGGGTAATAGATTACCGAATTTTTTCGCCCGAACATGATGGAGCGACAAAAGTAGAACACCTATTAAATATGTTAAATAATGCTGTGTATAGCAAAAAGATTCCTTTTCAAACTGTGCTTTTTGACACATGGTATGCTACGCATAAAATTATGCAACATGTTGATTCCTTGGGTAAATATTATTATGCTCCTATTAAAGCAAATAGAAACGTTACTAAAACTTCCTCTTCTAAGCCTTATAAAGCTGTTAGCAAGTTAACGTTTTCAGATGAGGAAATTAAGAGCGGAGTGGAGATTCATATAAAGGGCTTTGCAAAAGATAAGCATGTTAATTTGTTTAAACTTACTGTTTCTACCAACAGAGTTGATTATATTGTTACCAATAACAAAACTCAAAAATCTTCTAAAGCCGTACAAGATGAGTGTGGCTTTCGTTGGGTAATTGAGAGCATGCATAGAGAAATCAAGCAACTTACCGGTATAGAACGATGCCAATGCAGAAAACAACGCATCCAGCGTAATCACATTAGTTGTGCATTTTTAGTGTGGGCTTTTCTAAAAAGAACTGCACACAAAATAGGTAAGACGGTTTATCAAATAAAGTTAGGGCTTTTAGATCATTATATGCAACAGCAGTTACGTTCACCCTCTTTACGCTATTTAGAACCTTACATAGCGTAA
- a CDS encoding HD domain-containing protein, which yields MEDINYWDNSKYEYCQYATRLLNKLCKINEEVNRPINIDEVKKAIYYAKKYHGSQMRQSGEPYYSHPIEVAYMVAEYAASEIPSYFRIDMIVTSILHDTIEDTKLTEKMIEYIFGSVVASQVEALTRVKPHGKISSKEILNLLYQQKKYDVAFIKIFDRIHNLQTIGVKSPEKARKIIEETIEEFIRLAIYLEAIGLEKKLIELCYQYLSTISSKQYLLQSLHKFSFQKDFQHLSRV from the coding sequence ATGGAAGATATTAACTATTGGGATAACTCAAAGTATGAATATTGTCAGTATGCTACTAGGCTATTGAACAAACTCTGTAAGATAAATGAGGAAGTAAACCGACCAATAAATATTGACGAAGTTAAAAAAGCTATTTATTACGCCAAAAAATATCACGGCAGTCAAATGAGACAGTCTGGCGAACCCTATTACTCGCATCCAATTGAAGTAGCGTATATGGTAGCGGAATATGCAGCATCAGAAATTCCAAGCTATTTCAGAATTGATATGATTGTTACCAGTATACTGCATGATACTATCGAGGATACAAAACTGACCGAAAAGATGATTGAATATATTTTTGGAAGTGTAGTAGCTAGTCAAGTAGAAGCTTTAACTAGGGTTAAACCTCACGGCAAGATTAGCTCCAAAGAGATTTTAAATTTATTATATCAACAAAAAAAATATGATGTAGCATTTATTAAAATTTTTGACCGAATTCACAATTTACAAACTATAGGAGTTAAGTCACCTGAAAAAGCTAGGAAGATTATTGAGGAAACTATAGAAGAATTTATACGTCTAGCTATATACTTAGAAGCAATTGGTTTAGAAAAAAAACTAATAGAGCTATGTTATCAATATTTATCTACTATATCATCTAAGCAATATTTGCTACAGAGTCTACATAAGTTTTCTTTTCAGAAAGATTTCCAGCATCTTTCTCGAGTTTAA
- a CDS encoding primosomal protein N': MQVAKILLPLAKLFPLDYLIPNGLKLAIGDLVVVPFRNKELTGIVWQLDTEVSEGTSKIKSIKQKVPLEFGFNQEILDLIKWAANYYMTSLGSVAKLTLPIDIAQQPIKIKHQELNKDFILPTLSVEQQEALSLSSQSDKPSIIKGVTGSGKTEIYFHLLADYLKQGNQILIMLPEIALSQQIINRFTARFGFQPVIWNSAITKAQKKMILRGLLNNEIKVIIGARSSLFLPYSNLGLIIIDEEHDSSYKQDDGILYNARDVAVLRGSLSKIKVVLCSATPSIETIYNVSTNKYQLIELSNRYQEATLPEIQIIDMKKEKLSKNSYLSKELIALIGKKLASKEQVLLFLNRRGYAPLMLCKLCGYRFTCNSCSAWLVVHKSSKKLECHHCGYQSRIHIFCPDCREEDSLTVCGPGIERIEEETRHLFPDSKIVVISKDYAQKPEKIRELLYKMEHSEVDILIGTQMITKGYHFPNLTLVGVVDADLGAISSGDLRSSERNYQLLHQVGGRAGREDKKGLVLMQTYYPDNAIFSYIKNGGDQFLQYELKTRQAENMPPFTKMASIILSGKNEHKVLEISKTLVAIAPKSSARILGPSSALMFKLAGKFRYRILIIVDRKFNLQKFLQTWLSLIKIPAFCHLKVDIDPKSFS, from the coding sequence ATGCAAGTTGCAAAAATATTATTGCCATTAGCTAAGCTTTTCCCGTTGGATTATTTAATTCCAAATGGATTAAAATTAGCTATAGGAGATTTAGTAGTTGTCCCATTTAGGAATAAAGAATTAACGGGTATAGTTTGGCAATTAGATACTGAAGTTTCAGAGGGAACTAGTAAAATCAAATCTATTAAACAAAAAGTGCCACTTGAATTTGGGTTTAATCAGGAAATATTAGATTTAATTAAATGGGCTGCTAATTATTATATGACTTCACTTGGTTCAGTTGCTAAGTTGACTTTGCCGATCGATATTGCCCAGCAACCTATAAAAATAAAGCATCAAGAATTAAACAAAGATTTTATTTTGCCAACTCTTTCAGTAGAGCAACAAGAAGCACTTTCTCTATCAAGTCAATCGGATAAACCATCAATTATTAAGGGAGTAACCGGATCAGGTAAAACAGAAATTTACTTTCATCTATTGGCTGATTATTTGAAGCAAGGTAACCAAATATTGATCATGTTACCAGAAATTGCTTTAAGTCAGCAAATTATAAATCGTTTTACAGCACGCTTTGGCTTTCAGCCAGTAATATGGAATTCTGCGATTACTAAAGCTCAGAAAAAGATGATTTTAAGAGGTTTGCTCAACAATGAAATTAAAGTTATAATTGGTGCTAGAAGTAGTCTATTTCTACCGTATAGTAATCTTGGATTAATTATTATTGATGAAGAGCATGATAGTTCTTATAAGCAAGATGATGGTATATTATATAATGCTCGCGATGTAGCGGTATTGCGGGGAAGCTTATCCAAAATAAAAGTAGTATTATGCTCGGCTACTCCGTCTATTGAAACAATTTATAACGTAAGTACCAATAAGTATCAATTAATTGAATTGTCAAATCGTTATCAGGAGGCAACTTTGCCAGAAATTCAAATAATTGATATGAAAAAGGAGAAATTATCAAAAAATTCTTACTTATCTAAGGAGTTAATAGCATTAATTGGTAAAAAGCTAGCAAGCAAAGAGCAGGTGTTATTATTTTTGAATCGTAGGGGTTATGCCCCTTTGATGTTATGTAAACTTTGCGGTTATCGTTTTACTTGTAATTCTTGCTCTGCTTGGTTAGTGGTACATAAATCTAGCAAAAAACTTGAATGTCACCATTGTGGTTATCAAAGTAGGATTCATATTTTTTGTCCTGATTGTCGGGAAGAAGACTCTTTAACTGTTTGTGGTCCTGGGATTGAAAGAATTGAAGAAGAAACTAGGCATCTTTTTCCCGATAGTAAAATTGTGGTAATTAGCAAAGATTATGCCCAAAAACCTGAAAAGATCCGCGAATTACTATATAAAATGGAGCATTCTGAGGTTGATATTCTAATTGGTACTCAGATGATTACTAAAGGTTATCACTTTCCTAACCTTACTTTAGTAGGTGTTGTTGATGCTGATCTTGGGGCTATTAGTAGTGGAGACTTGCGGTCAAGTGAACGCAATTATCAACTACTTCACCAAGTAGGAGGTAGGGCAGGAAGAGAAGATAAAAAAGGTCTAGTATTAATGCAAACTTATTATCCAGATAATGCTATATTTAGTTATATAAAAAATGGAGGAGATCAGTTTTTACAATATGAACTTAAAACAAGGCAAGCAGAGAATATGCCTCCTTTCACCAAAATGGCATCAATAATTTTGTCTGGGAAAAATGAGCATAAAGTGCTTGAAATATCCAAAACTCTAGTTGCAATTGCACCAAAAAGTTCAGCTAGAATACTCGGACCATCTAGTGCATTGATGTTTAAATTAGCAGGAAAGTTTCGTTACCGTATTCTAATCATAGTGGATAGGAAATTTAATTTACAAAAATTTTTACAAACATGGTTAAGTTTAATCAAAATCCCTGCTTTTTGTCATTTAAAAGTGGATATAGATCCTAAGAGTTTTTCTTGA
- a CDS encoding carboxypeptidase M32, translated as MKHYTLLEQELEQIFQINNVINILYWDIAVNIPHGSIDSRTSEIALLSSIARSRLQSKKLAELIESVSENVNTLDVWQLANLRETKRRITESTCIDDDLWKMYVTASAKCELIWRDARKNNDYLSLKPYLQTVLDCVQKMAKSKAHALNCSVYDALLDTYDPERTLDEVKVVFNNLKKTIPELISQIVEKQSKENVLPITNSISEAQQKLIAKRLIEIMGFNLTKGRLDESTHPFCRGTPDDVRLTNRYNEHNFISGIMGIMHETGHGLYEQGLPSKYKNQPVGKAKGMAVHESQSLFMEMQVGRSGEFCQYLSKLLKDEFGFKGLEYSAENLYKLMTRVKLGFIRVEADEVTYPMHVIVRFELERLLISGDLSLNDLPHYWNNKMQEYLGITPQNDKDGCLQDIHWPMGSFGYFPSYTNGAIIASMVMKKAQEVNHNIKKEITRGEFNGVNQFLDNNIRSYGSLKNTSELIKDATGEDRIQSEIFLKYLQQKYL; from the coding sequence ATGAAACATTATACATTATTAGAGCAAGAGTTAGAGCAAATTTTTCAAATTAATAACGTGATTAACATACTTTATTGGGATATCGCAGTAAATATTCCGCATGGATCAATTGATAGTAGAACAAGCGAAATAGCACTACTATCTTCCATAGCCCGCTCTAGGTTACAATCGAAAAAATTAGCTGAACTAATAGAATCTGTCTCTGAAAACGTGAACACTCTTGATGTTTGGCAGTTAGCTAATTTAAGAGAAACAAAAAGACGAATTACAGAATCTACATGTATAGATGATGATTTATGGAAAATGTATGTTACTGCTAGTGCAAAATGTGAGTTAATTTGGCGAGATGCTAGAAAAAATAATGATTATCTATCACTTAAACCTTACCTACAAACAGTATTAGATTGCGTACAAAAAATGGCTAAATCTAAAGCCCATGCACTAAACTGTTCTGTATATGATGCTTTACTTGACACATATGATCCTGAACGTACACTTGATGAAGTTAAAGTAGTGTTTAATAATCTAAAAAAAACTATACCAGAATTAATTAGTCAAATAGTAGAAAAACAAAGTAAAGAAAATGTTCTACCTATCACTAATAGTATTAGTGAAGCACAACAAAAATTAATTGCTAAAAGGCTTATAGAAATAATGGGTTTTAACCTCACTAAAGGTAGGTTAGATGAATCAACCCATCCATTTTGTAGGGGTACTCCTGATGATGTTAGGTTAACTAATAGATATAATGAGCATAATTTTATTTCAGGGATTATGGGGATTATGCATGAAACTGGTCATGGTTTATATGAACAGGGCTTGCCCAGCAAATATAAAAACCAACCAGTAGGTAAGGCTAAAGGTATGGCTGTCCATGAAAGTCAATCTTTATTTATGGAAATGCAAGTAGGTAGATCAGGAGAATTTTGTCAATATCTATCAAAGCTACTTAAGGATGAATTTGGATTCAAAGGACTAGAATATTCTGCAGAAAATCTTTACAAATTAATGACAAGAGTCAAACTAGGTTTTATTAGAGTAGAAGCAGATGAAGTGACTTATCCAATGCATGTAATAGTTAGGTTTGAACTAGAAAGATTGCTAATTAGCGGAGATCTATCTTTGAATGATCTACCACATTATTGGAACAATAAGATGCAGGAATATTTAGGCATTACTCCACAGAACGATAAAGACGGATGCTTACAAGATATACATTGGCCAATGGGCAGTTTTGGTTATTTTCCATCCTATACTAATGGAGCAATTATTGCTTCAATGGTCATGAAAAAAGCACAGGAAGTTAATCACAATATAAAAAAGGAAATAACAAGAGGAGAATTCAATGGTGTAAACCAATTCTTAGATAATAATATTAGAAGCTATGGCTCATTAAAAAATACCAGTGAATTAATTAAAGACGCTACGGGTGAAGATCGCATTCAATCGGAAATATTTTTAAAATATCTCCAACAAAAATATTTATAA
- a CDS encoding IS4 family transposase, with protein MNQISAKKEIVIQVPKKNNEAARMANIEIKYMSGLIPIRTLSLYGSKNTEHKISDKVVLYVVRAKEKFPPKGVEAIDCLLLTNVPVSNFEDAIERINWYKLRWRIEEYFRVLKSGCKIENSRLATKERLEKLIAIKSIIAFKILYLSKVAISHPQEVCTKILTSQEWQALYIREHKTIFIPEEPPTMKQAIIWLGKLGGFMNRKNDKLPGTMTLWRGYENLTESIEILSIFLSQNCG; from the coding sequence ATAAATCAGATATCAGCAAAGAAAGAAATAGTAATTCAAGTTCCAAAAAAGAACAATGAAGCAGCAAGAATGGCAAATATTGAAATAAAATATATGTCTGGTTTAATACCAATTAGAACCCTTTCATTATATGGTTCAAAAAATACTGAACACAAAATCAGTGATAAAGTAGTGCTCTATGTTGTAAGAGCTAAAGAAAAATTCCCCCCTAAAGGAGTGGAAGCAATTGATTGTCTCTTGCTAACTAATGTTCCTGTCAGTAATTTTGAAGATGCGATTGAAAGGATAAATTGGTATAAGTTAAGATGGAGAATTGAAGAATATTTTAGAGTTCTAAAATCTGGATGTAAAATAGAAAATTCTCGTTTAGCTACAAAAGAAAGACTAGAAAAATTAATTGCCATAAAAAGCATCATTGCATTTAAAATTTTATATTTATCAAAAGTAGCAATATCTCATCCGCAAGAAGTGTGTACTAAGATTTTAACTTCACAAGAATGGCAAGCTCTTTATATTCGAGAGCATAAAACTATTTTTATACCTGAAGAACCTCCAACTATGAAACAAGCTATTATTTGGCTTGGTAAATTAGGAGGATTTATGAATAGAAAAAATGATAAATTACCAGGAACTATGACATTATGGAGGGGCTACGAAAATCTTACAGAAAGTATCGAAATATTATCTATATTTCTTTCCCAAAATTGTGGGTAA
- a CDS encoding transposase DNA-binding-containing protein, whose translation MRHIQALSNAYNLGDKWLEREFRHVNFGDQRLIKRLIKTSSLIESKASGSINQSCRSWKEAKGAYRLFSNKKFDPAGIYHSHYKETQERIKGNEFVFSVQDTTYLDFDSHIKTKGLGSVSKSYTKHKMGLIVHSALMFTVEGLPLGLSSQQCWDRAIREETAQEKSRRKYISSSEDKESYKWIAALKDTMHIIPKDTKVITIGDREADIFELLWSCQEKGSLFIVRNRQNRKFISTEGRKTNL comes from the coding sequence ATGAGGCATATACAAGCATTATCTAATGCTTACAACTTAGGTGATAAGTGGTTAGAAAGGGAATTTAGGCATGTTAACTTTGGAGATCAAAGACTTATAAAAAGGCTTATTAAAACTAGCTCACTTATAGAAAGCAAAGCTTCTGGTTCAATAAATCAAAGTTGCAGAAGTTGGAAAGAGGCTAAAGGAGCGTATAGATTATTTAGCAATAAAAAATTTGATCCAGCGGGAATTTATCATTCACATTATAAAGAAACACAAGAAAGGATTAAAGGTAATGAGTTTGTATTTTCAGTTCAGGATACAACATACCTAGATTTTGATTCTCATATTAAAACTAAAGGACTCGGTAGCGTCTCAAAGTCTTATACAAAACATAAAATGGGGCTGATTGTGCATAGTGCCTTGATGTTTACAGTGGAAGGATTACCTTTAGGATTATCTTCTCAACAATGTTGGGATCGTGCTATACGTGAAGAAACTGCACAAGAGAAATCAAGAAGAAAATATATCTCTTCTAGTGAAGATAAAGAAAGTTATAAGTGGATAGCAGCACTTAAGGACACTATGCATATTATACCTAAAGACACTAAAGTTATAACTATTGGTGACAGAGAAGCAGATATCTTTGAACTATTATGGTCGTGTCAAGAAAAGGGTAGTTTGTTTATTGTTCGTAATAGACAAAATAGAAAATTTATTTCTACAGAGGGAAGAAAAACAAATTTGTAA